Proteins encoded within one genomic window of Eleutherodactylus coqui strain aEleCoq1 chromosome 1, aEleCoq1.hap1, whole genome shotgun sequence:
- the LOC136584914 gene encoding thiol S-methyltransferase TMT1A-like isoform X2 — MSVTILVLQLVAAVIMLPAHILNYLGLWDPFIRKVFPYFMASVTETYNRLMNDQKRRLFSNISNFSGPSKEVRLLEVGCGSGANFKYYPSGCKVTCVDVNPNFQKFLSKSQAENDHLVYERFVLASADNMTSVADDSMDVVVCTLLACSVPNTPAVLKEVKRILRPGGAYYFIEHVAAVNEFSWISFFQMVLNPSWKLIFAGCSMRKATWNDLENAKFSELNLRHITAPLPLKFVGPHIIGYAVK, encoded by the exons ATGTCTGTGACTATACTTGTGTTGCAGCTTGTAGCTGCTGTCATCATGCTGCCTGCTCACATTCTTAATTATCTTGGCCTTTGGGATCCATTCATTAGGAAAGTCTTTCCTTATTTCATGGCCAGCGTCACTGAAACGTACAACAGACTGATGAATGATCAGAAGAGAAGACTCTTCAGCAATATCTCTAACTTTTCTGGCCCTTCCAAAGAAGTCAGGCTCCTAGAGGTTGGCTGTGGCTCAGGTGCCAACTTCAAGTATTACCCCAGTGGCTGCAAAGTAACCTGCGTGGATGTCAAcccaaattttcaaaaattcctgaGCAAAAGCCAAGCAGAAAATGACCATCTTGTATACGAGCGCTTCGTGTTGGCTTCTGCTGACAACATGACGTCTGTGGCCGATGACTCTATGGATGTTGTTGTGTGCACCTTACTGGCCTGTTCTGTGCCCAACACGCCAGCGGTACTGAAAGAGGTCAAGAGGATTCTCAGGCCG gGTGGAGCTTACTACTTCATAGAACATGTGGCTGCCGTGAATGAATTCAGTTGGATTAGTTTTTTTCAGATGGTCCTGAATCCCTCCTGGAAGTTGATTTTTGCTGGATGTAGCATGAGAAAGGCCACTTGGAATGACCTGGAAAATGCTAAATTTTCAGAGTTAAACCTTCGCCACATAACAGCCCCTCTGCCTTTAAAGTTCGTTGGTCCTCATATTATTGGATATGCTGTGAAATAA